A single Paenibacillus sp. FSL R5-0517 DNA region contains:
- the rplS gene encoding 50S ribosomal protein L19, whose amino-acid sequence MNIVQAITQEQLRKDIPSFRPGDTLKVHVKVIEGTRERIQLFEGVVIKRRGGGISETFTVRKISYGVGVERAFPLHSPKIDRIEVARRGKVRRAKLYYLRELRGKAARIKEIR is encoded by the coding sequence ATGAATATCGTTCAAGCGATTACACAAGAACAACTTCGTAAGGATATTCCGAGTTTTCGTCCTGGTGACACTTTGAAAGTGCACGTTAAGGTAATCGAGGGAACTCGTGAGCGTATCCAATTGTTCGAAGGTGTTGTGATTAAACGCCGTGGTGGTGGAATCAGTGAGACTTTTACAGTTCGTAAAATTTCTTACGGTGTAGGTGTGGAAAGAGCTTTCCCGCTTCATTCCCCAAAAATCGATAGAATCGAAGTGGCTCGCCGTGGTAAAGTGCGTCGTGCGAAGCTTTATTATCTTCGTGAACTACGCGGTAAAGCAGCGAGAATTAAAGAAATTCGTTAA